Part of the Brassica oleracea var. oleracea cultivar TO1000 unplaced genomic scaffold, BOL UnpScaffold01299, whole genome shotgun sequence genome, tgTTCATAAAGtcatatgtttataaataaattcaaaatatttctaaagtttaaaccaatattaatttaataaaattaatgattttcacTAGATATATCGTAAATAAATGACTCTAAATGAATACAATTGTATAAAAAACAAGTACATTTATTTATAGAAGCagaaaaaaatctgttaaaaattatcttttaaaaacgaaacatttatttttaaaaatgaaaagaatattCTACTAGATTTTGAACCGCAAAGAATACAAAATTTCGCGGGAAACAGAGATCACccactagtatatatatgtgtattttggTAAAGAAACTTTCATCATCTCAGAAACTAGAAATGTGTAGAGATAAAAATCCACCACAATCTATCTGGCCTCTATAGCCAATCTTTAGAAGCCCTTACCTATTCTCCTCTCCTTTTTGATTTGATGTTTACGTTCATGGATGCAGCCAGGGTGAAACGTGCTCGTTCCACCAACCCACCGAGCGAAGTTGATCGGCTAAGCAGTTTGCCAGATTGCTTGATATTGCAGGTATTCTTAAATCTTCCGACCAAAGATGTGGTTAAGACTAGTGTGCTGTCCACCCGATGGACAACTCTCTGGAAAGACGTACCTGGTCTGGATTTGGACACCGAGGATTTCAATATACACGAAACATTCGTGAGTTTTGTCGATAACTTTCTCGAACGCAACCGCGGTTTGTCCATACATCGGTTTAAGTTAACTTACGATTCTTCTTACGCTGAAGAGCCTGGTCTTGTCAATCGCTGGGTCGACACTGCTGCTAGGCTTAAAGTTGAACATCTTGATCTTTCGGACGTTGTATGTGATCAGGATCTCATGATGAATCCAACAGTTTACACTTGTAGTAGCTTGGTGTCCCTAAGGCTCGTGGGAATGAGCTTACCTAGTCCCGAGCGTGTTTCATTACCTTTTCTCAAAGATATTGTTTTAATCGTCGTTGAGTATACCAACCGATGGGCATTAGAGAAGTTAATCTCACAATGCCCAGTTCTTGAAAACGTTAGTATTGATAGAATTTACGGTGATGGAATGCCCATTTTACGTGTGCGTTCCCAGTCTCTATTGAGCTTCATGCATTATTGGGATAAGAATGATGATTATGAGAAAGATCGTATAGTTGAAATTGATGCTCCCATGCTTAAGTATCTGAGGATCAGTGATGGTGGAACTACGAGTTTCATTATAAAGAACCAGCCTTCCCTTGTAGAAGCTGATATAGAGACTGTGTTTAATTTGACAAATGAAAGGAGGCTACAAGTTGCAAATGAAATACAAAAGAGAG contains:
- the LOC106321197 gene encoding F-box/LRR-repeat protein 13-like, with the translated sequence MFTFMDAARVKRARSTNPPSEVDRLSSLPDCLILQVFLNLPTKDVVKTSVLSTRWTTLWKDVPGLDLDTEDFNIHETFVSFVDNFLERNRGLSIHRFKLTYDSSYAEEPGLVNRWVDTAARLKVEHLDLSDVVCDQDLMMNPTVYTCSSLVSLRLVGMSLPSPERVSLPFLKDIVLIVVEYTNRWALEKLISQCPVLENVSIDRIYGDGMPILRVRSQSLLSFMHYWDKNDDYEKDRIVEIDAPMLKYLRISDGGTTSFIIKNQPSLVEADIETVFNLTNERRLQVANEIQKRDMVRDFLVGISKVKDLTIASSTLEVIYDYARYVQLPVFRNLYTLCVRFNSYMLEMLPVFLEVCPNLKTLVVGTSVNYLRVDLTVIARPW